One genomic segment of Anaerobiospirillum thomasii includes these proteins:
- a CDS encoding 6-hydroxymethylpterin diphosphokinase MptE-like protein, with amino-acid sequence MQSIDDGYKTKEIIRLLGIDEAGFLDLRAQHSNISLDDFLIYARKIHEENIFFDGLKQTLKRNLEAFKHYRPSLYEFFKDYKPQESFDFILTDDNCADLYFAQTNRRLYNSEDAKAHYSYLIEQSKGDFIFNCLVYGKLEDNYGQVYCRYFNEAIDKSSEFIQERSTRVEALGHMPHLVLMGVGLGYIFEPLYKNFAIDTAVIIEPDTDLFYASLYTTDYASVIENLKEGQWLEFIIGKSDLALVVALHAIYTRYGNFLFTMSVALLGFESAHYQNMLMLAQNQLKTAYTATGYPDDIMFGFSHSIAHLAHNRAFVKRDVHLPDEYKESRVFVIGNGPSLDNDIAFLRKNQDKAYIIACGTAIDTLYNLGIKPDMYVATERINGIAQTLDIFKDTDFLDDIVIAATSVVHPDTAARFKHAILFSKYTENIGKLLKDTAQGADFEDRASFLNFSNPLVGNAGLDVALTLGFKHIYLLGLDNGRVLGDDRLHSAHSELFNEQGLKEQSSIAVDEFIVEGNFSKKIVSNTLYKNAADCMALALSVSEDVTCYNLSDGAVIAGTIAQHSEDIDLSAVECINKVALSNYFLDKNTFTLAYDKDSVKEIFATEKFNMTADRLSKILSAKFENRSDLLRVMQECNLYLSTFSDSGSDYINSLIFSSACTNFFEMCTAYIYTIEDESKALLCAQTIMTRLLYLIDDLTHLYGFMPDYIQDRHIELLHGKLGFDHADSNAPVFDRHFYIRPEGILAAKRYNFVKKYK; translated from the coding sequence ATGCAGAGTATAGATGATGGATACAAAACTAAAGAGATAATAAGACTGCTTGGGATTGATGAGGCGGGCTTTTTAGATCTTAGAGCACAGCACAGTAATATTTCTCTTGATGATTTTTTAATCTATGCAAGAAAAATTCATGAGGAAAATATTTTTTTTGATGGTTTAAAGCAGACATTAAAGCGTAATCTTGAGGCTTTTAAACACTACAGACCAAGTCTTTATGAGTTTTTTAAAGATTACAAGCCGCAAGAGAGCTTTGATTTTATTTTAACCGATGATAACTGTGCCGATCTGTATTTTGCACAAACAAACAGGCGATTGTATAACAGTGAAGATGCTAAAGCGCATTACTCTTATTTAATAGAGCAAAGCAAGGGTGATTTTATCTTCAACTGTCTTGTATATGGCAAGCTTGAGGATAACTACGGTCAGGTGTATTGCCGCTACTTTAATGAGGCAATAGATAAAAGCTCTGAATTTATACAAGAGCGCAGTACCAGGGTCGAGGCTTTGGGGCACATGCCGCACCTTGTTCTGATGGGAGTGGGGCTTGGCTATATCTTTGAGCCTTTATATAAGAATTTTGCCATAGATACTGCCGTTATTATTGAGCCTGATACAGATCTTTTCTATGCCTCTTTATATACAACAGATTATGCCTCTGTCATTGAGAATCTAAAAGAAGGGCAGTGGCTTGAATTTATCATTGGCAAAAGCGATTTAGCTCTTGTAGTTGCTTTACATGCAATCTACACCCGTTATGGCAATTTTTTATTTACCATGTCTGTAGCTCTTTTAGGCTTTGAGTCTGCTCATTATCAGAATATGCTTATGCTGGCGCAAAATCAGCTTAAAACAGCATATACAGCAACAGGCTATCCTGATGATATTATGTTTGGATTTTCTCACAGCATAGCTCATCTTGCGCATAACAGAGCCTTTGTTAAACGTGATGTGCATCTGCCTGATGAGTATAAAGAGAGTAGGGTCTTTGTTATTGGCAATGGACCGTCTTTGGATAATGATATTGCCTTTTTGCGCAAGAATCAGGATAAAGCCTATATTATTGCCTGTGGTACAGCTATTGACACGCTCTATAATCTTGGTATCAAGCCTGATATGTATGTTGCAACAGAGAGAATCAACGGCATAGCTCAGACTTTAGATATTTTCAAAGATACTGATTTTCTTGATGATATAGTCATAGCCGCCACGTCTGTAGTGCACCCTGATACTGCGGCGCGTTTTAAACATGCCATTCTTTTTAGCAAATACACTGAAAATATAGGCAAGCTTTTAAAGGATACTGCGCAGGGGGCCGATTTTGAGGACAGAGCCTCATTTCTTAATTTCTCCAATCCTCTTGTTGGCAATGCAGGACTTGATGTTGCACTTACTCTGGGTTTTAAACATATCTATCTTTTAGGTCTTGATAATGGGCGTGTGCTTGGTGATGACAGACTGCACTCAGCTCACAGTGAACTCTTTAATGAACAGGGACTTAAAGAGCAAAGCTCCATTGCTGTGGACGAATTTATAGTTGAGGGTAATTTTTCTAAAAAGATTGTATCTAATACCCTGTATAAAAATGCAGCTGACTGTATGGCCCTGGCTTTGTCAGTATCAGAGGATGTTACATGCTATAACTTAAGTGATGGAGCAGTCATTGCCGGCACTATAGCACAGCACTCTGAAGATATAGATTTGTCTGCGGTAGAATGTATAAATAAAGTAGCTTTAAGTAATTATTTTTTAGACAAAAATACTTTTACACTGGCATATGACAAAGATAGTGTAAAAGAGATTTTTGCTACAGAAAAATTTAATATGACAGCTGACAGATTATCTAAGATTTTAAGTGCAAAATTTGAAAACAGATCTGATCTTCTAAGAGTAATGCAGGAGTGCAATTTATATCTCTCAACATTCAGTGACAGTGGATCTGACTATATAAACTCTCTGATTTTCTCTTCAGCCTGCACCAATTTTTTTGAAATGTGCACAGCCTATATCTATACAATAGAAGATGAGAGCAAAGCTCTTTTGTGTGCGCAGACCATCATGACAAGACTTTTGTATCTGATTGATGATTTAACGCATCTTTACGGCTTTATGCCAGATTATATACAGGATAGACATATTGAACTTCTGCATGGAAAACTAGGTTTTGATCATGCAGATTCCAATGCTCCGGTCTTTGACAGACACTTTTATATAAGACCTGAGGGCATACTTGCAGCTAAAAGATATAATTTTGTTAAAAAGTATAAATAA
- a CDS encoding TRAP transporter small permease, whose protein sequence is MVVLVSWQVISRFVLQDPSAISEELANICFVWTALLGAALLYGERGHMAISFIPEKLGPVKQHILFIISEIFTMAMACWILTYGGMNIAMNAMSQTNAAMLWLKIGQIYSVVPLVGVCIVFYSIYNILESIMILSGKKKVGV, encoded by the coding sequence ATGGTTGTTTTAGTTTCCTGGCAGGTTATATCACGCTTTGTACTGCAGGATCCTTCAGCTATCTCTGAGGAGCTTGCCAATATCTGCTTTGTGTGGACAGCTCTGCTTGGAGCCGCTCTCTTATACGGTGAGAGAGGCCATATGGCAATTTCATTTATTCCAGAGAAATTAGGCCCTGTTAAACAGCACATTCTTTTTATCATAAGTGAGATCTTCACCATGGCTATGGCCTGCTGGATCTTAACCTATGGCGGTATGAATATTGCCATGAATGCCATGTCACAGACCAATGCAGCCATGCTCTGGCTCAAGATTGGACAGATTTATTCTGTAGTGCCACTTGTAGGTGTATGTATTGTATTTTACTCAATATACAACATCCTTGAATCTATTATGATTTTAAGCGGAAAGAAGAAGGTGGGTGTCTAA
- a CDS encoding 6-hydroxymethylpterin diphosphokinase MptE-like protein yields MDIIEVSNQLGIDIQEIFRLKRFNTSLDITDAEAVANAFHIEQCMINNLVATYDKNIAYFKEHQTELYATFANFKPQRSFEFFSSGNGIPNILFEGYEHAFYPDADPLTYCDRQIAELSSSLTYRYQNYKNQEDRFSLINHRYVNEACAILENIPHGAQTDKIEEIGAMPHMTLLGVGLGYIVGSLVERYAIETMILIEPNADLFYASLYTFSWADFLEMAVNQKISVNFIVGRDIPYTDNYLQHYYERSGAFLAEANCLIAHYVDQSIKELLEFYSESFYRYYTMLGYCDDALYGISNTMRSIKDGRALVRSDVKLPEKFVSMPVFVIGNGPSLDEDIAFLRKNQDRALIIACGTALDSLYNAGIKADLYVASERTYHIGQTLEIFEGSHYLDDIIIATACTTHKNTIKHFKDALIFDKYDESIAKMLCVNPEFKGIEKWQDLAGMNPLVGNAGLSVAIHLGFKNIYLFGIDNGRASTVSNLHSKFSDIYGDKYKAREKSDIAGQDLMLEANFGGYVSSNALYRVSRDFLDTLLGSTKVNCINCSNGALLKHARPLKSKDIVLDDLDDKCKEELRAFLLNDKVMYFNVDEAIIKRIFDAKSFESFVDKLIYIVNQALDSRKSGLYFMGVIHNILEQSDIGFGLVLKRLMLASSQYFFMFATRALYTIKDEKTALKTAQEILNRYIYLLLDLKYIYVNFMPDFIEHEHVSLMHGRIGLDHEDSKAPAIDDQVLVLDTKKDGLKKNAFVKRYE; encoded by the coding sequence GTGGATATTATTGAAGTTTCAAATCAGCTTGGCATTGATATTCAGGAAATATTCAGATTAAAAAGATTTAATACCTCTTTAGATATAACAGATGCTGAGGCTGTGGCAAATGCATTTCATATTGAGCAGTGTATGATAAACAATCTTGTTGCCACCTATGATAAGAATATAGCCTATTTTAAAGAACATCAGACAGAACTTTATGCCACCTTTGCAAACTTCAAACCACAGCGCTCTTTTGAGTTTTTCTCATCTGGCAACGGAATTCCCAATATTCTTTTTGAAGGCTATGAGCACGCTTTTTATCCAGATGCAGATCCACTGACCTACTGTGACAGACAGATAGCAGAGCTCTCCTCATCTTTAACCTACAGATATCAGAACTATAAAAATCAGGAAGACAGATTTTCTTTAATCAATCATCGTTATGTAAATGAGGCCTGTGCCATTTTAGAAAATATCCCACATGGCGCTCAGACTGATAAGATAGAAGAGATTGGCGCCATGCCGCACATGACACTTCTGGGTGTGGGACTTGGCTATATAGTAGGCTCTTTAGTTGAAAGATATGCTATAGAGACCATGATTTTAATTGAGCCTAATGCTGATCTTTTCTATGCCTCCTTATATACCTTTAGCTGGGCTGATTTTCTTGAGATGGCAGTAAATCAGAAAATATCAGTTAATTTTATTGTAGGCAGAGATATACCTTATACAGATAATTATCTGCAGCACTATTATGAAAGGTCAGGAGCTTTTCTTGCAGAGGCCAACTGTCTTATAGCCCATTATGTAGATCAATCCATCAAGGAGCTGCTTGAGTTCTACTCTGAGTCTTTTTACCGTTATTACACCATGCTCGGTTACTGTGATGATGCTCTGTATGGCATCAGCAACACCATGCGTTCTATCAAAGATGGAAGGGCTTTGGTCAGATCGGATGTAAAACTGCCTGAAAAATTTGTATCAATGCCTGTGTTTGTTATAGGCAATGGTCCGTCTCTTGATGAAGATATTGCTTTTTTGCGCAAAAATCAGGACAGAGCTTTGATAATTGCCTGCGGCACAGCTCTTGATTCTTTATACAATGCAGGCATCAAGGCTGATCTGTATGTGGCATCAGAGCGTACCTATCATATAGGACAGACACTTGAGATTTTTGAGGGCAGTCATTATCTTGATGACATTATTATAGCCACCGCCTGTACCACGCATAAAAACACTATAAAACACTTTAAGGATGCACTTATTTTTGACAAGTATGATGAGAGTATTGCCAAAATGCTCTGCGTCAATCCTGAGTTTAAGGGCATTGAGAAGTGGCAGGATCTGGCCGGCATGAATCCTCTTGTGGGTAATGCAGGTCTTAGCGTGGCCATTCATCTTGGTTTTAAAAATATATATCTTTTTGGTATTGATAATGGCAGAGCCTCAACTGTCAGCAATCTGCACTCAAAGTTTTCAGATATCTATGGTGATAAGTACAAGGCCCGAGAAAAGAGCGATATTGCAGGACAGGATCTTATGCTTGAGGCTAATTTTGGAGGCTATGTAAGCTCTAATGCCCTGTATCGTGTGTCACGTGATTTTCTCGATACTCTGCTTGGCAGCACCAAGGTTAACTGCATCAACTGCTCAAACGGAGCTCTGCTCAAACATGCCAGACCTTTAAAGAGCAAGGATATTGTTCTTGATGATCTTGATGATAAGTGTAAAGAGGAGCTAAGGGCCTTTTTATTAAATGACAAGGTTATGTATTTTAATGTAGATGAGGCTATCATTAAGAGAATTTTTGATGCAAAAAGCTTTGAGTCTTTTGTTGATAAATTAATCTACATAGTAAATCAGGCTCTTGATTCAAGAAAGTCTGGTCTGTATTTCATGGGTGTTATTCATAATATTCTTGAGCAGTCAGATATTGGTTTTGGTCTTGTTTTAAAAAGATTAATGCTGGCAAGCTCGCAGTATTTCTTTATGTTTGCAACCCGTGCTCTTTACACCATTAAAGATGAAAAGACAGCACTCAAGACTGCTCAGGAAATTTTAAACAGATATATTTATCTGCTTTTGGATCTTAAATACATATATGTCAATTTCATGCCTGATTTTATAGAGCATGAGCATGTATCTTTGATGCATGGACGCATTGGCCTTGATCATGAAGACTCAAAGGCTCCTGCTATTGATGATCAGGTTTTGGTGCTTGATACTAAAAAAGATGGTCTTAAGAAAAATGCTTTTGTTAAGCGCTATGAGTAA
- a CDS encoding TRAP transporter substrate-binding protein, producing the protein MKKIGLMAVTAMAAALFVTGCGGEKSSGSAADAKVETTVWKLAFNQPEDHPEFRSIEQFAADLKKATNGAYTIEVYPNELLGSQKETIEMVQSGSLPFSLVAGSLLENWNPDFAVFNLPYVFKDYKHLQRVVKDKAVVGDLFKSLEKQGLTVLCAMYSGTRNVYTKPGVEIRTPADLKGMKIRVMQSDTMVKMLNYMGGTGTPMGQGEVYTAIQTGVLDGAENNEVTYYALKQHEVGPTYNLTGHLMMPDYIVTNTKFYNGLPDDVKKFFADNLDKLVDTEFDMFAAEVSKSLEKAKKGGTVVVEADQEAFKKAVEPLISEKVTTDSAKKLYEAVQKSRDL; encoded by the coding sequence ATGAAGAAAATTGGATTAATGGCAGTTACTGCTATGGCTGCTGCATTATTTGTTACCGGTTGCGGTGGTGAGAAGAGCTCAGGCTCTGCAGCTGATGCCAAGGTAGAAACTACTGTATGGAAGCTGGCCTTCAATCAGCCAGAGGATCACCCAGAGTTCCGCTCAATCGAGCAGTTTGCCGCTGATCTGAAAAAAGCCACCAATGGCGCCTATACCATCGAGGTTTATCCAAATGAGCTTTTAGGTTCACAGAAAGAGACCATTGAAATGGTACAGAGCGGTTCATTACCATTCTCTTTAGTTGCAGGCTCACTGCTTGAGAACTGGAACCCAGATTTTGCTGTATTCAACCTCCCATATGTATTCAAAGATTACAAACACCTGCAGCGTGTTGTAAAAGACAAAGCTGTTGTAGGCGATCTGTTCAAGTCACTTGAGAAGCAGGGTCTTACAGTATTATGTGCCATGTACTCAGGTACACGTAACGTATATACCAAGCCAGGTGTAGAGATCAGAACTCCAGCTGACTTAAAGGGCATGAAGATTCGTGTTATGCAGTCAGACACCATGGTTAAGATGTTAAACTACATGGGCGGTACTGGTACTCCTATGGGTCAGGGCGAAGTTTACACCGCTATTCAGACCGGTGTGCTTGACGGCGCTGAGAACAACGAGGTTACCTACTATGCCTTAAAGCAGCACGAAGTAGGCCCAACCTATAACTTAACCGGCCACCTCATGATGCCAGACTACATTGTAACCAACACCAAGTTCTACAATGGTCTTCCAGATGATGTCAAGAAGTTCTTTGCCGATAACCTCGACAAGCTTGTAGATACTGAGTTTGATATGTTCGCAGCTGAAGTATCAAAATCACTTGAGAAAGCCAAGAAGGGCGGTACTGTAGTTGTTGAGGCCGATCAGGAAGCCTTCAAGAAGGCAGTTGAGCCTCTGATTTCTGAGAAGGTAACAACTGACAGCGCCAAGAAACTCTACGAGGCAGTTCAGAAGTCCCGCGATCTGTAA